The following proteins come from a genomic window of bacterium:
- the purE gene encoding 5-(carboxyamino)imidazole ribonucleotide mutase, whose amino-acid sequence MKKAKKVLVGIIMGSQSDWETMKFASDMLTQMKVPHECEVVSAHRTPDKLFKYAGSAEARGLEIIIAGAGGAAHLPGMAASKTALPVLGVPVKSKSLDGIDSLLSIAQMPAGIPVGTLAIGTAGATNAALLAVSILGNKYPQYRKAYAAFRSKQTAKVLKGSNPKRGKK is encoded by the coding sequence ATGAAAAAAGCCAAAAAAGTACTGGTGGGTATTATTATGGGGTCGCAATCTGATTGGGAAACCATGAAGTTTGCATCCGATATGTTAACGCAAATGAAAGTGCCTCACGAATGTGAAGTTGTCTCGGCTCATCGTACTCCCGATAAACTTTTTAAGTATGCTGGTAGTGCCGAAGCGCGTGGGCTCGAAATTATCATCGCGGGTGCCGGTGGCGCTGCCCATTTACCTGGTATGGCTGCCAGTAAAACGGCTCTTCCTGTATTGGGTGTTCCCGTTAAATCAAAATCTTTAGATGGCATCGATTCACTTTTGTCTATTGCTCAAATGCCGGCCGGTATTCCTGTGGGAACCTTGGCTATTGGCACGGCAGGGGCCACCAATGCGGCTCTTTTAGCGGTGAGTATTTTGGGTAATAAATATCCTCAGTATCGCAAAGCTTATGCGGCTTTTCGCAGTAAGCAAACGGCCAAAGTATTAAAGGGTTCCAACCCTAAACGAGGAAAAAAATGA
- a CDS encoding helix-turn-helix domain-containing protein produces the protein MNNALIKFGDFLRDQRLRADLTQMQLAQKLDVSQNFVTYLEKGQRKPTNEMIKKISKILSVSTDKLYFLANPDVSEIVDFDEEEGRVAQKMPPALEALMRDSDLRERNRITDEDIKQLASMRLRGDVKRKEDYLFLLLSIRQVLR, from the coding sequence ATGAATAACGCACTCATAAAATTTGGTGATTTTTTGCGCGATCAAAGGCTTAGAGCTGATTTAACACAAATGCAGTTAGCTCAAAAGCTGGATGTATCTCAAAATTTTGTAACCTATCTCGAAAAAGGTCAACGCAAGCCTACTAACGAGATGATTAAAAAAATCTCAAAGATTTTATCTGTTTCTACCGACAAACTTTATTTTTTAGCCAATCCCGATGTAAGCGAGATTGTGGATTTTGATGAAGAAGAGGGGCGAGTAGCTCAAAAAATGCCTCCCGCATTGGAAGCTTTGATGAGGGACAGCGATTTGAGAGAGCGTAATCGCATTACCGACGAAGATATTAAGCAATTGGCCTCTATGCGCTTGCGTGGCGATGTAAAGCGTAAGGAAGATTATCTTTTTTTGCTTTTAAGCATTCGTCAGGTGTTGCGTTAA
- a CDS encoding ImmA/IrrE family metallo-endopeptidase, with protein sequence MLQLIDEIKLLTWMCSSNYWATLHNVFDRPRVRAEWFGTLNKVAKKYFPFFNTGYFQNYDGLKKQTEENVGVAVKEIPMTDNVMGAYLPQGNGTILINNQLHPVFKLSTLAHELSHVGVCEYYQQYAPHESSLTVKNRVPVFKESLQDKEEMFADALIAVGTYPVKDFEAIFSKKPVFSLAALIKAIRHLKKHYPDVAQNFFFSRAVFLNMALIVHFLRLRIFLYKELAV encoded by the coding sequence ATGCTGCAATTGATTGACGAAATAAAACTTTTAACCTGGATGTGCAGTAGCAATTACTGGGCAACATTGCACAATGTGTTTGATCGCCCGCGTGTTCGTGCCGAATGGTTCGGTACTCTTAACAAGGTTGCCAAAAAGTACTTTCCATTTTTTAACACCGGCTATTTTCAAAATTACGATGGCCTAAAAAAACAAACCGAAGAAAATGTGGGGGTTGCGGTTAAAGAAATTCCCATGACAGATAATGTAATGGGCGCATATCTGCCACAGGGGAATGGTACTATCCTTATTAATAATCAGCTTCATCCCGTTTTTAAATTATCTACTTTAGCACACGAGCTCTCCCATGTTGGGGTGTGCGAGTATTATCAGCAATATGCACCTCATGAATCTAGCTTAACCGTTAAAAACCGTGTGCCTGTTTTTAAGGAATCCTTACAAGATAAAGAAGAAATGTTTGCCGATGCTCTTATTGCAGTGGGTACTTACCCTGTAAAAGATTTTGAGGCTATTTTTTCAAAAAAGCCTGTGTTTAGTTTGGCGGCTCTTATTAAAGCGATCCGTCATCTAAAAAAACATTATCCGGATGTTGCTCAAAACTTCTTTTTTTCGCGTGCCGTCTTTTTAAATATGGCGCTTATCGTTCATTTTTTAAGATTAAGAATTTTTCTTTATAAGGAGCTAGCTGTTTAA
- a CDS encoding 5-(carboxyamino)imidazole ribonucleotide synthase, with protein sequence MRIGILGAGQLARMLALAGSSLGHTFVFYDQIPKPSAAGLGTYIQGSFTDKNLLEKFASLCDVVTYEFENVPISTVKFLKTKLPVHPDVFALEQTQDRFLEKSLFKSLSIPTAHFEAVDSDDDLKRALQKVGYPAVLKARRMGYDGKGQCVIRSQTDAEGALARVGLVPCILEQFVSFTREVSIIAARARNGSLQFYPLNENVHVNGILDVTRVRKNDPLFEDAKELISKLLEHFKYVGVLTLELFDVNGKLVANEYAPRVHNSGHWTIDGSYTSQFENHIRAISTMPLKDVHLKDYAAMVNCVGWLPKRDDIIKIPGAYLHLYGKEIRPGRKVGHVNLYAKEFRKIEEMIAKVKQLKTI encoded by the coding sequence ATGAGAATTGGCATTTTGGGAGCCGGACAATTAGCCCGTATGTTGGCGTTAGCGGGTTCCTCTTTAGGACACACTTTTGTTTTTTACGATCAAATTCCAAAACCCTCTGCGGCAGGTTTGGGTACGTATATACAAGGCTCTTTTACCGATAAAAATTTACTCGAAAAATTTGCCTCCCTTTGCGATGTGGTAACCTACGAATTTGAAAATGTACCTATTAGCACTGTTAAGTTTTTAAAAACAAAATTACCGGTTCATCCCGATGTATTTGCATTAGAACAAACACAAGACCGTTTTTTAGAAAAAAGCCTCTTTAAATCTTTGTCTATTCCCACGGCACATTTTGAGGCGGTAGATTCGGATGATGATTTAAAACGGGCTTTGCAAAAGGTGGGATATCCTGCTGTGCTCAAGGCACGCCGTATGGGGTACGATGGAAAAGGGCAGTGTGTGATTCGCTCCCAAACCGATGCGGAAGGGGCTTTGGCAAGGGTAGGTCTTGTGCCCTGTATTTTAGAGCAATTTGTTTCGTTTACCCGCGAGGTTTCTATTATTGCAGCCAGGGCTCGTAACGGGTCTCTTCAGTTTTATCCTTTAAACGAAAATGTTCATGTAAATGGTATTTTGGATGTGACGCGCGTAAGAAAAAACGATCCATTATTTGAAGATGCTAAAGAACTTATTTCAAAATTACTGGAGCATTTTAAATATGTAGGTGTTCTTACGTTGGAGTTATTTGATGTGAACGGAAAATTGGTGGCCAACGAATATGCGCCACGTGTACACAATAGCGGTCATTGGACGATAGACGGTTCTTACACCAGCCAATTTGAAAATCATATTAGGGCTATTAGCACCATGCCTCTTAAAGATGTGCATCTTAAAGACTATGCCGCTATGGTTAATTGTGTGGGGTGGCTTCCCAAGCGTGATGACATTATTAAAATTCCAGGTGCTTACCTGCATTTGTACGGCAAAGAAATACGCCCCGGCCGCAAGGTTGGGCATGTCAATTTGTATGCCAAAGAGTTTAGAAAAATTGAAGAGATGATAGCTAAGGTTAAGCAGCTAAAAACTATTTAA